In a genomic window of Spirochaetaceae bacterium:
- a CDS encoding family 10 glycosylhydrolase, protein MNKPLLKVPGPIATTIAQPNRMRPTDAGVRSPARAVKIVLRAVVAELAAAATILTVSCASTGPVPEPPGALAGATRPVAEEVRAVWVVRQSLSSPDAAREVVVQAAAGGFNTLIVQVRGRGDALYRSAVEPRPEFLDGQPDFDPLQLVLDEAHARGMAVHAWVNAYLVWGPVDPPRHPGHLVNAHPEWLAVPYALGRELYHVDPRDPSYVRRLIDYSTANIEVVEGLYTSPSHPGVQERLHGVWMELAAGYELDGIHHDYIRFATSAFDYSRTTLERFQAWVEPRIAAHRHAALLAAARDDPYAFAEALPDQWDRFRRDSVSDLVRRVHLDVKERRPGLVVSAAVLPEWRGAARWNLQEWTSWLAEGTLDVAVPMAYTTDTEEFHRWVDSALAAAGSPDRIWAGVGAYRNPTDLTVEQIDQARAIGVGGVVLFSYDKPTETPPPDGAPAALRRIGLAAFR, encoded by the coding sequence ATGAACAAACCCTTGCTCAAGGTACCGGGACCGATCGCCACCACCATCGCGCAGCCCAACCGGATGCGCCCGACTGACGCCGGAGTGCGCAGCCCGGCGCGGGCAGTCAAGATCGTCCTGCGCGCCGTCGTCGCGGAGTTGGCAGCCGCCGCGACGATTCTGACGGTTTCGTGCGCGTCGACCGGGCCGGTGCCGGAGCCGCCCGGCGCGCTTGCCGGCGCCACGCGGCCGGTCGCGGAAGAGGTACGCGCCGTGTGGGTGGTGCGGCAATCGCTGTCCAGTCCGGATGCCGCGCGGGAGGTGGTGGTGCAGGCCGCCGCCGGCGGATTCAACACGCTGATCGTACAGGTGCGCGGCCGCGGCGATGCCCTGTACCGCTCAGCGGTGGAGCCGCGTCCCGAGTTCCTGGACGGCCAGCCTGACTTCGATCCGCTGCAACTGGTGCTGGACGAAGCGCACGCGCGCGGCATGGCCGTGCACGCGTGGGTGAATGCCTACCTGGTCTGGGGGCCGGTCGACCCGCCGCGACATCCCGGACACCTGGTGAACGCGCACCCCGAGTGGCTGGCGGTCCCGTACGCGCTCGGCCGCGAGCTGTACCACGTCGATCCGCGCGATCCTTCCTACGTACGGCGCCTGATCGACTACTCCACTGCCAACATCGAGGTGGTGGAGGGGCTGTATACCAGTCCCTCCCACCCGGGCGTGCAGGAGCGCCTGCACGGCGTCTGGATGGAACTGGCGGCCGGCTACGAGCTGGATGGCATCCACCATGACTACATCCGGTTCGCCACCTCGGCATTCGACTATTCGCGCACCACGCTGGAGCGCTTCCAGGCGTGGGTGGAGCCGCGCATCGCCGCCCACCGCCACGCCGCGCTGCTCGCCGCGGCGCGGGACGATCCCTACGCGTTCGCCGAGGCGCTGCCCGACCAGTGGGACCGGTTCAGGCGCGACAGCGTCTCCGACCTGGTGCGCCGCGTCCATCTCGACGTCAAGGAACGCCGCCCCGGCCTGGTGGTGTCGGCGGCGGTGCTGCCGGAGTGGCGCGGAGCGGCGCGCTGGAATCTCCAGGAGTGGACCTCGTGGCTGGCCGAGGGCACCCTCGACGTGGCGGTGCCGATGGCCTATACGACCGACACCGAGGAGTTCCACCGCTGGGTGGACTCGGCACTGGCCGCCGCCGGCTCGCCCGACCGCATCTGGGCCGGGGTGGGGGCATACCGCAACCCCACGGACCTGACCGTGGAGCAGATCGACCAGGCCCGTGCGATCGGCGTGGGCGGTGTCGTGCTGTTCTCCTACGACAAGCCCACGGAGACGCCGCCGCCGGACGGCGCGCCCGCGGCGCTGCGCCGCATCGGCCTGGCGGCGTTTCGCTGA
- the larE gene encoding ATP-dependent sacrificial sulfur transferase LarE, producing MREKQHQLEAILSGMGSVAVALSGGVDSGLVAKVAHDCLGGAAIAVTAVSPSLAAEERDAVASLVERIGIRHVFLDSHETEDPRYQANAPDRCYFCKTNVYDVLTGYAEGEGFRFLVDGTNADDVGDHRPGRRAAHEQGVRSPLQEAAITKEEVRAMARELDLPIWDKPAAACLASRIPYGSRVTDRKLSQVERAEAVLRELGIRQLRVRHHDQVARLEVEPRDVATVLEHKGAITERLKRIGFVYVTLDLDGFRSGSLNEVLP from the coding sequence ATGCGGGAGAAACAACACCAACTGGAGGCGATACTGTCCGGCATGGGCAGCGTCGCCGTGGCGCTATCCGGCGGCGTGGACAGCGGCCTGGTGGCCAAGGTGGCCCACGACTGCCTGGGCGGGGCGGCGATCGCCGTGACCGCGGTGTCGCCGAGCCTGGCGGCGGAGGAGCGTGACGCGGTGGCGTCGCTGGTGGAGCGCATCGGCATCCGGCACGTGTTCCTGGACAGTCACGAGACCGAGGACCCGCGCTACCAGGCGAATGCCCCGGATCGCTGCTACTTCTGCAAGACCAACGTGTATGACGTGCTGACCGGGTACGCCGAGGGGGAGGGCTTCCGCTTCCTGGTCGACGGCACCAACGCCGACGACGTTGGCGATCATCGCCCGGGGCGGCGCGCCGCCCATGAGCAGGGCGTACGCAGCCCGCTGCAGGAAGCGGCGATCACCAAGGAGGAGGTACGCGCCATGGCCCGCGAGCTGGACCTGCCGATCTGGGACAAGCCGGCGGCGGCGTGCCTGGCCTCGCGCATCCCGTACGGCTCGCGAGTGACCGATCGGAAGCTCAGTCAGGTGGAGCGCGCCGAGGCGGTACTGCGCGAACTGGGCATCCGGCAGTTGCGGGTGCGCCACCACGACCAGGTGGCACGCCTGGAAGTGGAGCCCCGCGATGTCGCCACGGTATTGGAGCACAAGGGAGCGATTACGGAGCGGTTGAAACGGATCGGATTCGTGTACGTGACGCTCGACCTGGATGGATTCCGCTCCGGCAGCCTGAACGAAGTTCTGCCGTGA
- the larC gene encoding nickel pincer cofactor biosynthesis protein LarC, translated as MTVAYVDCIAGVSGDMLLGALLDAGVAEAELRARLDDLHLPGFALSVRRVQKVGIGAVKVDVQVTDHATARHVPAIVELVERSAVADHVKRRAAAIFRRLGEVEAAIHGTSPERVHLHELGGIDTIVDVVGVLIGFDLLGVERVVCSPLPLARGFVDAAHGRMPLPAPATVALLEGVPVTGAEVTGELVTPTGAALITALATEFGPLPAMELTATGYGAGSADRSIPNVVRLLVGRAAESSAVQEDRTPVERLFMIETNIDDMNPEWYDYVGAALFGAGAREVFTQPAAMKKNRPATLLSVLCRPGDRAALRRVLFRETTTIGVREYPVQRYALQRATTTVTTRYGSIRVKLVHGAGIERRCTPEYDDCRAAAESGAVPLQEVYRAALDAARALPEESSG; from the coding sequence ATGACGGTCGCGTACGTCGACTGCATCGCTGGGGTGAGCGGCGACATGCTGCTCGGCGCGCTGCTCGACGCCGGCGTCGCCGAGGCGGAGTTGCGGGCGCGCCTGGACGACTTGCACCTGCCGGGGTTCGCGCTGTCGGTGCGCCGGGTGCAGAAGGTGGGCATCGGAGCGGTCAAGGTCGACGTGCAGGTGACCGACCACGCCACCGCGCGGCACGTGCCGGCGATCGTCGAACTGGTCGAGCGCAGCGCGGTGGCGGATCACGTCAAGCGGCGTGCGGCGGCGATCTTCCGGCGGCTGGGAGAGGTGGAGGCCGCGATTCACGGCACCTCCCCCGAGCGCGTGCACCTGCACGAACTGGGCGGCATCGACACCATCGTCGACGTGGTGGGTGTGCTGATCGGATTCGATCTGTTGGGCGTCGAGCGGGTGGTGTGCTCGCCGCTGCCGCTGGCGCGCGGCTTCGTCGACGCCGCGCACGGTCGCATGCCGCTGCCCGCCCCCGCCACCGTGGCGCTCCTGGAAGGGGTGCCGGTGACCGGCGCCGAGGTGACCGGCGAGCTGGTCACGCCCACCGGCGCCGCCCTGATCACCGCCCTGGCCACGGAGTTCGGCCCGCTGCCCGCCATGGAGCTGACCGCCACCGGTTACGGAGCGGGCAGCGCGGACCGTTCCATTCCCAACGTGGTGCGGCTGCTGGTGGGCCGGGCGGCGGAGAGCAGCGCCGTGCAGGAGGACCGAACTCCCGTCGAGCGGCTGTTCATGATCGAAACCAACATCGACGACATGAACCCGGAGTGGTACGACTACGTCGGCGCGGCGTTGTTCGGCGCCGGCGCGCGGGAGGTGTTCACGCAGCCGGCGGCGATGAAGAAGAACCGGCCCGCCACGCTGCTGAGCGTCCTGTGCCGGCCCGGTGACCGCGCCGCCCTGCGCCGCGTCCTGTTCCGCGAAACCACCACCATCGGCGTGCGCGAGTACCCGGTGCAGCGCTACGCGCTGCAGCGCGCCACAACCACCGTCACCACCAGGTACGGGTCGATTCGCGTCAAGCTGGTGCACGGCGCCGGCATCGAGCGCCGCTGCACTCCGGAGTACGACGATTGCCGGGCCGCCGCCGAGTCCGGCGCGGTTCCGCTGCAGGAAGTATACCGTGCCGCGCTCGACGCCGCGCGCGCTCTGCCCGAGGAGAGTTCCGGATAA
- a CDS encoding ABC transporter substrate-binding protein, whose product MKRVSILFVLLLLLSAAAASADNYMESPLLTAMVSAGDLPPVEDRLPAQPVVFDASWNDVPTEDLDFQVGKYGGTLRAVRTHPNWDADVWAMLKETLVASPGWMDANPKDLRGNVILDYEVSADGTTFTFTMREGLKWSDGMPVTTEDVRFTYEDVHMNDELGEFGWDILQQWMRTRNQPDGEPMLVEVIDDYTFQVSFPESYPGFINSLAVFWGTYRDFLKPKHHLMNFHPEYTSADKLADALAEAGLEEGEWYKLFLQEDHNTWEKTNTTADGFPSLCPWIIADVTPTVTLWERNPYYFKVDSEGQQLPYIDRVRSEYVTDRETINLKIVAGELDIVEREAGGPNLPFFKENEERGGYNVTLLQQHFAPVDIYLNMTHADPVWRGLAQDLRFRQALNMAINRQDIIDKVFYGFASLPEVVPSAYDPARANALLDEIGLTARDSDGNRLGPDGNPLMIPIEWAPESPDFQPVVELLTRDWTELDLDVTPKELQQDLLHERERSNEIKISLNWDDLEKWWLFATIWGSPRFATHSWHLWYTSGGESGEQGPDWVYEFFDQIAEVRSSSYEDAQRLVKGAQQIMYDNILYIPTVQKLRKPLLTSVNLGNVPTSGMVLVGVNSGEQLFFK is encoded by the coding sequence ATGAAACGAGTATCGATACTTTTTGTGCTGTTGCTGCTGCTGTCGGCGGCAGCCGCGAGTGCGGACAATTACATGGAGTCGCCACTGCTGACCGCGATGGTGAGCGCTGGTGACCTCCCGCCGGTGGAAGACCGCCTACCGGCTCAACCCGTGGTGTTCGACGCTTCCTGGAACGACGTGCCGACGGAAGACCTGGATTTTCAGGTGGGCAAGTACGGCGGCACGCTGCGTGCGGTGCGGACCCATCCGAACTGGGATGCCGACGTGTGGGCGATGTTGAAGGAGACCCTGGTGGCGTCGCCGGGCTGGATGGACGCGAATCCGAAGGACCTGCGCGGCAACGTGATACTGGACTACGAGGTCTCCGCGGACGGCACCACCTTCACCTTCACCATGCGGGAAGGCCTGAAGTGGTCGGACGGTATGCCCGTGACCACCGAGGACGTGCGCTTCACCTACGAAGACGTGCACATGAACGACGAACTGGGGGAGTTCGGCTGGGACATCCTGCAACAGTGGATGCGGACGCGCAATCAGCCGGACGGCGAGCCGATGCTGGTGGAGGTGATCGACGACTACACCTTCCAGGTGAGCTTTCCGGAGTCCTATCCCGGCTTCATCAACAGCCTGGCGGTGTTCTGGGGCACCTACCGCGACTTCCTGAAGCCGAAGCATCACCTGATGAACTTCCACCCGGAGTATACCTCCGCGGACAAGCTGGCGGATGCGCTCGCCGAGGCCGGGTTGGAAGAAGGCGAATGGTACAAGCTGTTTCTCCAGGAGGACCACAACACCTGGGAGAAGACCAACACCACCGCCGACGGTTTTCCGAGCCTGTGTCCGTGGATCATTGCCGACGTGACGCCGACCGTAACGCTGTGGGAACGCAACCCGTACTACTTCAAGGTCGACTCGGAGGGGCAGCAGCTCCCCTACATCGACCGGGTGCGGTCGGAGTACGTGACCGACCGGGAGACCATCAACCTGAAGATCGTGGCCGGCGAACTGGACATCGTCGAACGCGAGGCGGGCGGCCCCAACCTGCCGTTCTTCAAGGAGAACGAGGAGCGCGGCGGCTACAACGTGACCCTGCTGCAGCAGCACTTCGCCCCGGTCGACATCTACCTGAACATGACCCACGCCGACCCGGTGTGGCGCGGGCTCGCGCAGGACCTCCGTTTTCGGCAGGCGCTGAACATGGCGATCAACCGCCAGGACATCATCGACAAGGTGTTTTACGGATTCGCTTCCCTGCCCGAGGTGGTACCGAGCGCGTACGACCCGGCGCGCGCGAATGCGCTTCTCGATGAAATCGGCTTGACGGCGCGCGACTCCGACGGCAACCGGTTGGGTCCGGACGGCAACCCGCTCATGATACCGATCGAGTGGGCGCCGGAGTCGCCGGACTTCCAGCCGGTGGTCGAGTTGCTGACCCGGGACTGGACGGAGCTGGACCTCGACGTGACGCCGAAAGAGCTGCAGCAGGACCTGCTCCATGAGCGGGAGCGGTCGAACGAGATCAAGATCAGCCTGAACTGGGACGACCTGGAGAAGTGGTGGCTGTTCGCCACCATCTGGGGCTCGCCGAGATTCGCGACCCATTCGTGGCACCTGTGGTACACGAGCGGCGGCGAGTCGGGGGAGCAGGGCCCCGACTGGGTGTACGAGTTCTTCGACCAGATCGCCGAGGTAAGGTCGTCTTCCTACGAGGACGCGCAGCGGCTGGTGAAGGGCGCGCAACAGATCATGTACGACAACATCCTCTACATCCCGACCGTGCAGAAGCTCAGGAAGCCGCTCCTGACTTCCGTCAACCTGGGTAACGTGCCGACCAGCGGCATGGTCCTGGTGGGCGTGAACAGCGGCGAGCAACTCTTCTTCAAGTAG
- the larB gene encoding nickel pincer cofactor biosynthesis protein LarB, with translation MTGELLAELLAAVRDGGLEVEDALERLRRFPVDASVAGARVDTHRTLRTGVAEVVFCPGKTPEQVAAILSRLHAHHGRALGTRATPELARQVRERLPEAQYEPVSRLLTVGWRSSHGASAAEHNGGGGRGGEPRERRSAGHAPVAADGREQHGAPVDASKPPDGAGGEAAVSGAPIPGSSAGRRDDGRRDSSALVAVVSAGTSDVPVAEEAARTLEFLGGRVERCYDVGVAGLHRLLAVRPQLERAAVVICVAGMEGALTSVVGGLLAAPVIGVPTSVGYGAHLGGAAPLLAMLNSCAAGVAVVNIDNGFGAALMAHAIIRQIEAAADSARSSGGPWQAGGTAATAARGRRAASDAKESGTS, from the coding sequence ATGACCGGGGAGCTGCTCGCCGAGTTGCTGGCCGCGGTGCGCGACGGCGGTCTTGAGGTCGAGGACGCGCTCGAGCGCCTGCGCCGGTTTCCTGTCGACGCCTCGGTGGCCGGCGCCCGGGTCGACACCCACCGCACGCTGCGCACCGGGGTCGCGGAGGTGGTGTTCTGCCCCGGCAAGACGCCCGAGCAGGTGGCCGCGATCCTGTCGCGTCTGCACGCCCATCACGGACGCGCGCTCGGTACGCGAGCCACTCCCGAGTTGGCCCGGCAGGTGCGCGAGCGCCTCCCGGAGGCGCAGTACGAACCGGTGTCACGGCTGCTGACGGTGGGGTGGCGGTCGTCGCACGGTGCCTCGGCGGCCGAGCACAACGGAGGCGGTGGTCGAGGTGGCGAGCCCCGGGAACGGCGGAGTGCGGGACACGCGCCGGTGGCGGCGGACGGAAGGGAGCAGCACGGTGCGCCGGTCGACGCCTCGAAGCCGCCGGACGGCGCCGGCGGTGAGGCGGCGGTGAGCGGTGCCCCGATACCGGGTTCATCGGCGGGCAGGCGGGACGACGGGCGGCGGGACTCGTCAGCACTGGTCGCGGTGGTGTCCGCGGGCACGTCGGATGTGCCGGTGGCCGAGGAGGCTGCCCGGACCCTGGAGTTTCTGGGCGGCCGCGTCGAGCGCTGCTACGACGTGGGGGTGGCCGGGCTGCATCGCCTGCTGGCAGTGCGCCCGCAACTGGAGCGCGCCGCGGTGGTGATCTGCGTGGCCGGCATGGAGGGCGCGCTGACCAGCGTGGTCGGCGGCCTGCTGGCGGCGCCGGTGATCGGGGTGCCGACCAGCGTCGGCTACGGCGCACACCTCGGGGGAGCGGCGCCGCTGCTGGCAATGCTCAACTCCTGCGCTGCCGGCGTGGCGGTGGTGAACATCGACAACGGCTTCGGCGCCGCGCTGATGGCGCACGCCATCATCCGCCAGATCGAGGCCGCCGCCGACTCGGCGCGGAGCTCCGGGGGTCCGTGGCAGGCCGGCGGCACGGCTGCCACGGCCGCGCGCGGTCGCCGCGCCGCTTCGGATGCGAAGGAGTCCGGCACGTCATGA
- a CDS encoding phytanoyl-CoA dioxygenase family protein, with the protein MTVTTDRARQYRQDGILFPIDLFSGDEIAGYRRAFDRLDQTEGIDRPQERNRQRHFDLEFVWRMASNPRLIAIMQELMGPDLLLMATDFFVKYGDPGANAFVAWHQDVTYWGLEPPDAHTAWIAIDDSDVGNGSMRVIPGSHRRGIVTHGTSERAGNVLSINQEIPDELVDTSSAVDVELRAGQISIHDGHLFHASQPNRSHRRRCGMTVRFIRPDVRQATDNSLGSDWRPILLAGEDRHRNFTLAEPPFPG; encoded by the coding sequence ATGACCGTAACCACCGACCGCGCCCGGCAGTACCGGCAGGACGGCATCCTGTTCCCGATCGACCTGTTCAGCGGCGACGAGATCGCCGGTTACCGGCGCGCGTTCGACCGCCTGGACCAGACCGAGGGTATCGACCGCCCGCAGGAGCGCAACCGCCAGCGCCACTTCGACCTGGAGTTCGTGTGGCGGATGGCGTCGAATCCCCGGCTGATTGCGATCATGCAGGAGCTGATGGGGCCGGACCTGCTGTTGATGGCCACCGACTTCTTCGTCAAGTACGGCGATCCGGGCGCCAACGCGTTCGTGGCGTGGCACCAGGACGTGACCTACTGGGGGCTGGAGCCGCCCGACGCGCACACCGCGTGGATCGCGATCGACGACAGCGACGTCGGCAACGGCAGCATGCGCGTCATCCCCGGCTCGCACCGGCGCGGCATCGTTACCCACGGCACCTCCGAGCGCGCCGGCAACGTGCTCAGCATCAACCAGGAGATCCCCGACGAGCTGGTCGACACCTCCTCCGCCGTCGACGTGGAGCTGCGCGCCGGCCAGATCTCGATCCACGACGGCCACCTGTTTCACGCCAGCCAGCCGAACCGCTCCCACCGGCGCCGGTGCGGCATGACGGTGCGCTTCATCAGGCCTGACGTGCGCCAGGCCACCGACAACTCGCTCGGCTCCGACTGGCGTCCGATCCTGCTCGCCGGCGAGGACCGCCACCGCAACTTCACCCTCGCCGAGCCTCCCTTTCCCGGCTGA
- a CDS encoding type II toxin-antitoxin system VapC family toxin has translation MKVLLDTHVWLWSVVSPARIVPAVREVLENPDNALILSVASSWEIAIKYRLGKLDLPEPPATFIEPRLVRDGIESLPIEHRHACRVAQLPDHHRDPFDRLLVAVAQLESLTLATTDSALEHYDVPLLMT, from the coding sequence GTGAAGGTCCTGCTGGACACGCACGTGTGGCTCTGGAGCGTGGTGAGTCCGGCTCGAATCGTACCGGCGGTGCGAGAGGTCCTGGAGAATCCGGACAACGCGCTCATCCTGTCGGTCGCGAGTTCCTGGGAGATTGCCATCAAGTATCGGCTCGGCAAGCTGGATCTTCCCGAGCCGCCCGCGACGTTCATCGAGCCGCGCCTGGTCCGCGACGGTATCGAGTCGCTGCCGATTGAGCACCGTCACGCCTGCCGGGTCGCACAGTTGCCGGACCATCATCGCGATCCGTTCGACAGGCTGCTCGTTGCCGTGGCGCAACTGGAGTCGCTCACGCTCGCAACGACCGATTCGGCGCTCGAGCACTACGACGTTCCGCTCCTGATGACTTAG
- a CDS encoding radical SAM protein, translating into MAATTPVDRPARSAERWETLTRGTLFAVLPEEEQGLLRTLHGRYRLTVQEMRLLCEAARDLQMWGEPRLHAWWGAAEGSEAAPGQSTPADGEPGGRPARAHKQRLLKELREHLDNLRGGATRYGAGSSAEPDRAPLHVVSETSGDAVFGDCPVRSERTLCCNLKTIDAVKNCAFGCSYCTIQTFYGERVAIDADLGAKLRALDLVPGRFYHIGSGQSSDSLVWGNRGGILDELCDFARAHPDVLLEFKTKSANVTYFLDPARTIPANVVCSWSLNTPPVIEHEEHFTAPLEQRLRAARRVADRGIKVAFHFHPMVHYAGWERDYAALARRVRAGFSPDEVSFVSFGSVTFIKPVIRQIRRRGEPTRILQTDLVKDPHGKLTYPDDLKVAMFSTMYRALAPWRERVFMYLCMEKPAIWDRAFGWRFGSNEEFEQAFAAGTLYRQSA; encoded by the coding sequence ATGGCTGCTACGACCCCTGTCGACCGTCCCGCCAGATCGGCCGAGCGCTGGGAGACTCTGACCCGCGGCACCCTGTTCGCAGTGCTGCCGGAGGAGGAACAGGGGCTGCTGCGCACGTTGCACGGGCGCTACCGGCTCACGGTCCAGGAGATGCGCCTGCTGTGCGAGGCGGCGCGCGACCTGCAGATGTGGGGGGAACCGCGCCTGCATGCGTGGTGGGGCGCGGCCGAGGGGAGCGAGGCGGCGCCGGGGCAGTCAACGCCAGCGGACGGCGAGCCGGGCGGGCGGCCCGCGCGGGCGCACAAGCAACGGCTCTTGAAAGAGTTGCGGGAGCATCTCGACAATCTGCGCGGGGGCGCTACCCGGTATGGCGCGGGATCGTCCGCGGAGCCCGACCGGGCGCCGCTGCACGTGGTTTCGGAGACCTCGGGCGACGCGGTGTTCGGGGACTGCCCGGTGCGCTCGGAGCGCACCCTGTGCTGCAACCTGAAGACCATAGACGCGGTCAAGAACTGCGCCTTCGGGTGCAGCTACTGCACCATCCAGACCTTCTACGGCGAGCGCGTGGCGATCGACGCGGACCTCGGCGCCAAGCTGCGCGCGCTGGACCTGGTGCCGGGCCGCTTCTACCACATCGGCTCGGGACAGTCCTCCGACTCGCTGGTGTGGGGCAACCGCGGCGGCATTCTCGATGAGCTGTGCGACTTCGCCCGTGCGCATCCCGACGTGCTGCTGGAGTTCAAGACCAAGTCCGCCAACGTCACCTACTTCCTGGACCCGGCGCGCACCATTCCCGCCAACGTGGTGTGCAGTTGGTCGCTCAACACGCCGCCGGTGATCGAGCACGAGGAGCACTTCACGGCGCCGTTGGAGCAGCGTCTGCGTGCGGCGCGGCGGGTGGCCGACCGCGGCATCAAGGTGGCGTTCCACTTCCATCCGATGGTGCACTACGCCGGCTGGGAGCGCGATTACGCGGCCCTGGCGCGGCGCGTCCGTGCCGGCTTCTCGCCCGACGAGGTGTCGTTCGTGTCGTTCGGGTCGGTCACCTTCATCAAGCCGGTGATCAGGCAGATCCGCCGGCGCGGCGAACCGACCCGCATCCTGCAGACCGACCTGGTCAAGGATCCGCACGGCAAGCTGACCTATCCGGACGACCTCAAGGTGGCGATGTTCAGCACCATGTACCGCGCGCTGGCGCCGTGGCGGGAACGGGTGTTCATGTACCTGTGCATGGAGAAACCGGCGATCTGGGACCGGGCGTTCGGCTGGCGGTTCGGCTCCAACGAGGAGTTCGAGCAGGCCTTCGCCGCCGGTACGCTGTACCGGCAGTCCGCCTGA
- a CDS encoding NAD(P)-dependent oxidoreductase has product MAILITGGAGFIGRALACHFVAQGRDVAGFDLAAPRAGAGARWPDGMRFISGDIRDSAAVRAAVVASGTEDPIVHLAGLLTAGCDHDPALGMAVNVSGTFHVLDAAREHGGRRVVLASTIGVYGRGLPQPIREDMATEPDGWYGYTKRCAEEMGLLHVRRHAMDVRAARMAAVTGPFRRAAGSASMFTSLIPEKAARGEPYAVEVTEESAYPVVYLDDAVGALARLATAPEAPGRIYNIASGRVVVREMIAHVRRTLPRAQFSFAPDPVIMQVVGGYRDWRLDCSLVADELGWRPRFGVREMVDDIIRKTARPPATG; this is encoded by the coding sequence ATGGCGATTCTGATTACCGGCGGCGCCGGGTTCATCGGGCGCGCGCTGGCCTGCCACTTCGTGGCGCAAGGCCGGGACGTGGCGGGGTTCGACCTTGCCGCTCCGCGGGCGGGCGCCGGCGCCCGCTGGCCGGATGGGATGCGATTCATCAGCGGCGATATCCGCGACTCCGCGGCGGTGCGCGCGGCCGTGGTGGCGAGCGGAACCGAGGATCCGATCGTCCACCTTGCCGGTCTGCTCACCGCGGGCTGCGACCACGACCCGGCACTCGGCATGGCCGTGAACGTGAGCGGCACGTTCCACGTGCTGGACGCGGCGCGCGAGCACGGCGGGCGGCGCGTGGTGCTGGCGAGCACCATCGGCGTCTACGGCCGCGGCCTGCCGCAGCCGATCCGGGAGGACATGGCCACCGAGCCGGACGGCTGGTACGGGTACACCAAGCGCTGCGCGGAAGAGATGGGGCTGCTGCACGTGCGCCGCCACGCCATGGACGTGCGCGCGGCGCGCATGGCGGCGGTCACCGGCCCGTTCCGGCGCGCCGCCGGCTCGGCGAGCATGTTCACCTCGCTGATCCCGGAAAAGGCGGCGCGCGGCGAGCCGTACGCGGTGGAGGTCACCGAGGAATCCGCGTATCCGGTGGTCTATCTCGACGACGCCGTCGGCGCCCTCGCCCGCTTGGCCACCGCGCCCGAAGCCCCGGGCCGCATCTACAACATCGCCTCCGGCCGCGTGGTGGTGCGCGAGATGATCGCGCACGTACGCCGAACCCTGCCGCGCGCGCAGTTCAGCTTCGCGCCCGACCCGGTGATCATGCAGGTGGTGGGCGGCTACCGCGACTGGCGGCTCGACTGCAGCCTTGTCGCCGACGAGCTGGGCTGGCGGCCCCGCTTCGGCGTCCGCGAGATGGTAGACGACATCATCCGCAAAACAGCCCGCCCCCCGGCAACCGGGTAA
- a CDS encoding type II toxin-antitoxin system Phd/YefM family antitoxin, which yields MTTVNIHQAKTHLSRLLARVAAGEEVVIARAGTPVARLTRYTGAKPRRTLGRDQGLFEVPDDFDAPLPPEVLAGFES from the coding sequence GTGACCACCGTCAACATCCACCAGGCGAAAACCCATCTGTCCCGGCTTCTGGCCAGGGTGGCCGCGGGCGAGGAAGTCGTCATTGCCCGTGCCGGAACACCCGTGGCGCGGCTTACCCGCTATACGGGGGCCAAGCCGCGGCGCACCCTGGGCCGCGACCAAGGCCTGTTCGAGGTACCCGATGACTTCGACGCGCCCCTGCCGCCAGAGGTGCTCGCCGGCTTCGAGTCGTGA